Proteins from a single region of Dysosmobacter acutus:
- a CDS encoding UxaA family hydrolase, which produces MEFYGYLRPDGQVGTRNYIGIIPSVFCAERVAEQIREMVPGSVLLRHPLGCSQVGEDLEITGRTLIAMGRHPNLAAVLVVGLGCERFTPDELVKGIAGSGKPVEKVVIQDEGDTIAAVAKGVRLVKSMMSRFAQQKRVPADISKLTVAVKCGGTDATSGIAANPAVGNMSDRLIDLGGSVIFSEVTELLGAEHLLAARAVSPEVRKDILDTVGRMEEKLRQTSNDPRFAKRSALISTGNFDGGVSTVAEKALGNIYKSGSRAISGVLPYATPACGTGLYLMDSPGHDGEVVTGMVGAGAQIVVFTSGRGTPTGFPFVPVVKVTGNSRTFEKMRENIDVNAGPIIDESCPIETIGQQLFETILDTANGTQTKAELLGHNELFCITRK; this is translated from the coding sequence ATGGAATTTTATGGTTACCTGAGGCCTGACGGACAAGTCGGCACACGTAATTACATCGGCATTATCCCCTCGGTATTTTGCGCGGAACGCGTTGCCGAGCAAATCAGAGAGATGGTTCCAGGAAGTGTATTGCTCCGCCATCCACTGGGCTGCTCTCAGGTTGGTGAAGATTTGGAGATTACAGGCCGCACACTCATCGCGATGGGGCGTCACCCTAACCTTGCGGCGGTTCTGGTTGTGGGGCTTGGCTGCGAACGCTTTACACCGGATGAGCTGGTAAAGGGTATCGCCGGGAGCGGCAAACCTGTGGAGAAAGTTGTCATTCAGGACGAAGGAGATACAATTGCTGCAGTAGCAAAAGGTGTACGGCTCGTCAAGAGTATGATGTCACGTTTTGCCCAGCAAAAACGTGTCCCTGCTGACATCAGTAAACTGACGGTTGCGGTGAAATGCGGCGGAACGGACGCCACCTCTGGTATTGCAGCAAACCCTGCGGTCGGCAATATGTCGGATCGGCTTATTGATCTTGGAGGCTCAGTAATCTTTTCTGAAGTGACGGAGCTTTTAGGCGCGGAGCATCTTTTGGCAGCACGTGCTGTTTCGCCCGAAGTACGCAAGGATATCCTGGATACTGTTGGACGCATGGAGGAAAAGTTGCGCCAGACCAGCAACGATCCCCGCTTTGCCAAGCGCAGCGCACTGATTTCTACCGGTAATTTTGACGGCGGTGTCTCCACGGTAGCGGAAAAGGCACTTGGCAACATTTACAAGTCTGGCAGCCGCGCTATTAGCGGCGTTCTACCCTACGCGACACCTGCCTGCGGAACAGGGCTTTATCTTATGGACTCTCCCGGTCATGATGGTGAGGTCGTCACTGGTATGGTGGGCGCCGGCGCGCAGATTGTAGTTTTTACCAGCGGCAGAGGTACACCCACCGGATTCCCATTTGTCCCCGTTGTCAAAGTGACCGGCAACAGCCGGACCTTTGAAAAAATGCGGGAGAATATTGATGTTAACGCAGGACCGATCATCGATGAGAGTTGCCCGATTGAAACGATTGGCCAACAGCTCTTTGAAACTATTCTGGATACCGCCAACGGAACGCAGACCAAGGCGGAACTCCTTGGCCACAACGAACTCTTCTGCATTACAAGAAAGTAG
- the gcvPB gene encoding aminomethyl-transferring glycine dehydrogenase subunit GcvPB: MSANVKLKNFHNAKWDEPIIFELSDPGSRGILIAPPEDDVKAAAEGELLPAALKRLKLPALPEIAQPQVLRHFLRLSQETMGQDINIDIGLGTCTMKYSPKINEQFVRNPKLTEMHPLQDPASAQGILKLMYDFEQLIKEISGMDAFSFQPAGGGAGIYSNAAILKKYFEERGEAEQRTQVITTILSHPLDSAAPATCGFEVITLMPDECGYPSLESLKAVLSEKTAGIFITNPEDTGVFNPIIKQFIDEVHKVGGLCICDMADYNGMLGIIRPREMGADMCHFNLHKSFSSPHGCMGPACAAQGVTAELAKYLPIPRVTFDGKTYGLDYGEEHSVGKIRQFHGVVAAVVRAYAWVMSLGADGLKTVAETAILNNNYMMKRLIEEVRGISIPWSEVECHRLEQVRYSWEQLYRDTGVCSDDINRRMQDFGFQRFFPSHHPLIVAEPYTPEPTESYSKADIDEYVEALKHISNEAYENPEVVKTAPHRGSISNVPNNTIENPEDLCVTWRVYKRKNNLA; encoded by the coding sequence ATGAGTGCAAACGTTAAATTAAAAAATTTTCACAATGCGAAATGGGATGAGCCGATCATTTTTGAGCTCAGTGATCCCGGCAGCCGCGGGATCTTAATCGCGCCGCCTGAAGATGACGTGAAAGCGGCTGCTGAGGGTGAATTGCTGCCCGCCGCTCTTAAGCGCCTCAAGTTACCGGCGCTGCCTGAGATTGCACAGCCGCAGGTACTGCGTCATTTCCTGCGTCTTTCACAGGAAACTATGGGACAGGACATCAACATCGATATCGGTCTTGGCACATGCACAATGAAGTACAGCCCCAAGATCAACGAACAGTTTGTCCGCAACCCAAAACTGACGGAAATGCACCCGCTGCAGGATCCCGCGAGCGCTCAGGGTATTTTGAAGCTGATGTATGATTTTGAACAGCTTATCAAGGAAATCTCCGGCATGGACGCATTCTCCTTCCAACCGGCAGGCGGAGGCGCGGGCATCTACTCCAACGCCGCGATCCTTAAAAAGTACTTTGAGGAAAGGGGAGAAGCGGAGCAGCGTACGCAGGTTATTACGACCATTCTCTCCCATCCGCTTGACAGTGCGGCTCCGGCCACCTGCGGCTTTGAAGTCATCACACTGATGCCAGATGAGTGCGGTTATCCCTCGCTGGAAAGCCTCAAGGCAGTGCTTTCGGAGAAAACAGCTGGCATCTTCATTACGAACCCTGAGGATACGGGGGTGTTTAACCCCATCATCAAGCAGTTCATTGATGAAGTTCATAAAGTAGGCGGCCTTTGCATCTGTGACATGGCAGACTACAATGGCATGTTAGGCATCATTCGCCCCAGGGAGATGGGAGCGGATATGTGTCACTTTAACCTGCACAAGTCCTTTTCCTCTCCGCACGGCTGCATGGGTCCCGCCTGTGCGGCGCAGGGCGTCACAGCGGAACTTGCTAAGTATCTCCCCATTCCACGTGTCACTTTTGATGGAAAGACATACGGACTTGACTATGGTGAGGAGCATTCGGTCGGAAAGATCCGTCAGTTCCACGGCGTGGTGGCAGCCGTTGTTCGCGCTTACGCATGGGTCATGTCTCTGGGAGCTGATGGCTTGAAGACGGTAGCAGAGACAGCAATCCTGAACAACAACTATATGATGAAGCGCCTGATCGAAGAGGTGCGCGGAATCAGCATTCCCTGGAGTGAAGTGGAGTGCCATCGGCTGGAGCAGGTGCGTTACAGCTGGGAACAGCTATATCGGGATACCGGTGTTTGCAGCGATGATATCAACCGCCGCATGCAGGATTTCGGCTTCCAGCGTTTCTTTCCCAGTCATCACCCGCTTATTGTCGCTGAACCCTATACACCTGAACCGACGGAAAGCTATTCCAAGGCGGACATTGACGAGTATGTGGAGGCGCTGAAGCATATCAGCAATGAGGCGTATGAAAATCCCGAGGTTGTAAAAACGGCTCCGCACCGCGGCTCGATAAGCAATGTACCCAATAACACCATAGAAAATCCTGAGGATCTGTGCGTGACATGGCGCGTTTATAAAAGGAAGAACAATCTTGCGTAA
- a CDS encoding DUF362 domain-containing protein, with amino-acid sequence MEFIDRALKDVEFPRIVKIRQNFDPFYIKDVPAAVRAGVEKLSGYAAIQPGQRIAITGTSRGVDRMPEVLRTVVELVKAKGAEPFIIPAMGSHGGATAEGQRNMLAGLGVTEETMGVPILATMDVELIAHISDGRPVYVDKYAHEADGIILVNRIKNHTGFRGDYESGLMKMMAIGLGKQRGAKNYHSTGFKYMGKTIAEVGNTVLKKEKILFGVGVIENSHGKLSDIACLEPNEIPVVEKELLKLAHSYLPRPFFDKADVLVVQEIGKDVSGTGMDSNVIGRYNNEYVSSPEISYTRIVVLDLSEHTNGNGNGMGFADYTTRRFFNKLSLEQTYPNVITSAHSMTVRIPMIIDTDKLAIAAALQACLVQEGEKPKVGFILNTKDLDTIYISESLLDEARACPHVEVVGEPFDIPFTENGELKLSFK; translated from the coding sequence ATGGAGTTTATAGATCGTGCTCTCAAGGATGTCGAATTTCCGCGGATCGTGAAAATCCGGCAGAACTTTGACCCCTTTTACATAAAGGACGTTCCTGCCGCCGTCCGCGCGGGCGTTGAGAAGTTGTCAGGCTATGCGGCTATTCAACCCGGTCAGCGTATTGCAATTACGGGCACCAGCCGCGGCGTAGATCGTATGCCTGAGGTGCTTCGCACCGTGGTGGAACTGGTCAAGGCAAAAGGTGCTGAGCCTTTCATCATCCCGGCGATGGGAAGTCATGGCGGCGCGACTGCTGAGGGACAGAGAAATATGCTTGCAGGCCTTGGGGTCACGGAAGAGACGATGGGAGTTCCGATTCTTGCAACGATGGACGTGGAACTCATTGCACATATCAGCGATGGCCGACCTGTGTATGTGGACAAGTATGCACACGAGGCCGACGGCATCATCCTTGTTAACCGCATCAAAAACCACACGGGTTTCCGCGGCGACTATGAGAGCGGCCTTATGAAGATGATGGCAATTGGACTTGGAAAGCAGCGTGGGGCGAAGAACTACCACAGCACAGGCTTTAAGTATATGGGAAAGACGATTGCTGAGGTGGGCAACACCGTGCTCAAAAAAGAGAAGATTCTCTTTGGAGTAGGTGTGATTGAGAACAGCCACGGTAAACTCTCGGATATTGCGTGCCTTGAACCGAATGAGATACCTGTTGTGGAAAAAGAGCTGTTGAAGCTTGCACACTCCTATCTGCCGCGCCCCTTTTTTGACAAGGCGGATGTGCTTGTGGTACAGGAGATTGGCAAGGATGTCAGCGGCACCGGCATGGACTCCAATGTCATCGGACGCTATAACAATGAATATGTCAGCAGTCCTGAGATCAGCTATACCCGCATCGTTGTGCTTGATTTGAGCGAGCATACAAACGGAAACGGCAACGGTATGGGCTTTGCAGACTATACAACCCGCAGGTTCTTCAATAAGCTGAGCCTGGAGCAGACATATCCCAATGTCATTACCTCTGCACACTCTATGACAGTTCGAATTCCAATGATTATTGATACCGATAAACTCGCCATCGCCGCAGCGCTGCAGGCCTGCCTTGTGCAAGAGGGTGAAAAACCAAAGGTGGGATTTATTCTCAACACAAAAGATCTTGATACAATCTATATTTCCGAAAGCCTGTTAGACGAGGCACGCGCCTGCCCTCATGTAGAAGTGGTCGGAGAGCCCTTTGACATTCCCTTCACAGAGAACGGCGAGCTCAAACTATCGTTCAAGTAA
- the dctP gene encoding TRAP transporter substrate-binding protein DctP, with product MKKYLVCMFALVSLFALAGCGGNDASDPGATSSGETMEPVVWKIESAYGTGDQCMDIQMPMLKKVIEETTGGLVTVEMYEPDSICTAADIPMAVINGTLQGGLSSPNDTCAIVDAAYSETTPPFFFTSKEQQYDCLYNAGWVDFLREAYYEKGIIYGGFAPQGDQAFLSTFSMMSIDDMNGHVLRALASQADFLTSCGASTVTMSGSDIYMGFQLGTIEGTLFGMCDMYGMGWYEVISHCVPCVNAGSPCNFIFNKAAWEALPEDMQADLYEAIQNMYFDLYAESEKLQQVALDACAEHNVVVQDVPQEEVARFVEVGMELMETWKEKYPGAAKGFDIILDWEKENLAANS from the coding sequence ATGAAAAAGTATCTCGTTTGTATGTTTGCCCTTGTCAGCCTGTTTGCTCTTGCCGGATGTGGCGGGAACGACGCTTCTGATCCTGGCGCGACCAGTTCTGGCGAAACCATGGAGCCTGTTGTCTGGAAGATTGAGTCTGCCTACGGTACCGGAGATCAGTGTATGGATATCCAAATGCCTATGTTGAAGAAAGTCATCGAAGAGACCACCGGCGGTCTTGTCACAGTCGAAATGTACGAGCCTGACTCCATCTGTACGGCTGCCGATATCCCCATGGCGGTCATCAACGGTACGTTGCAGGGCGGCCTGTCTTCCCCCAACGACACCTGCGCTATCGTTGACGCGGCTTACAGCGAGACCACTCCTCCCTTCTTCTTCACAAGCAAGGAGCAGCAGTACGACTGCCTCTACAATGCCGGTTGGGTTGACTTTTTGCGTGAAGCTTACTACGAGAAGGGTATCATCTATGGAGGCTTTGCGCCTCAGGGCGACCAGGCTTTCCTCTCCACCTTCTCCATGATGAGCATTGATGACATGAATGGTCATGTGCTGCGCGCGCTGGCTTCTCAGGCCGACTTCCTGACCTCCTGCGGCGCTTCCACCGTCACCATGTCCGGTTCTGACATCTACATGGGTTTCCAGCTTGGTACCATCGAGGGCACCCTCTTCGGCATGTGCGACATGTATGGCATGGGCTGGTACGAGGTCATCAGCCACTGCGTGCCTTGCGTCAATGCCGGCTCCCCCTGCAACTTCATCTTTAACAAGGCTGCTTGGGAGGCTCTGCCCGAGGACATGCAGGCAGACCTGTACGAGGCCATCCAGAACATGTACTTTGATCTCTACGCCGAGTCCGAAAAGCTCCAGCAGGTCGCTCTTGATGCTTGCGCCGAGCATAACGTGGTTGTTCAAGACGTTCCTCAGGAGGAGGTTGCCCGCTTTGTCGAGGTCGGTATGGAGCTGATGGAAACATGGAAGGAAAAGTATCCTGGCGCTGCCAAGGGCTTCGACATTATCCTCGACTGGGAGAAAGAAAATCTGGCAGCCAACAGCTAA
- the gcvPA gene encoding aminomethyl-transferring glycine dehydrogenase subunit GcvPA, with the protein MAIQYPYIPNSNTDIKQEMLDSLGIKSVEEIYSFIPQELRLDRPLALPAPMLAESDLKRHVDGILAANRTCGESISFLGAGCYDHYVPAICDEINGRSEFLTAYSGDTYVDHGKNQAFFEFTSLMGELLDMDCVSFPTYDGASSASTAIMMSRRINGRKQYIIPRNISHELDMQITSYCVNMEKVYVGYRADGQLDLEELKGKLCEDTACVFIQNPTFFGNLEEQGQQIADLAHAAGAQFAVYADPSSLGVIKPPAHYGADIVCGDIQPIGMHMSYGSGMGGYLATHVKAEYVLNYPHHLYGIFENDKGERGYFRSLPERTSYYRRAEGVEFLGTCVGLWAITAAVYLSVMGPKGMEELGENILYKSNYAKKKIAAIPGVKLLFQPSVSFKEFVINFDDSGKSVDEINTVLRERYDIFGGLDLSKKYGLGQSALYCVTEKTSQAQIDKLCTALKTILAE; encoded by the coding sequence ATGGCGATTCAGTATCCGTATATTCCTAACAGCAATACAGATATCAAGCAGGAAATGCTCGACAGTCTCGGCATTAAGAGCGTAGAGGAGATTTACTCCTTTATCCCACAGGAGTTGCGGCTTGACCGTCCGCTTGCTCTCCCCGCCCCTATGTTGGCGGAGAGTGATCTCAAGCGCCATGTGGACGGCATTCTTGCAGCGAACCGCACCTGCGGCGAGAGTATCAGCTTTCTTGGCGCAGGCTGCTATGACCACTATGTGCCCGCTATTTGCGATGAGATCAATGGCCGCAGTGAATTTCTCACCGCTTACAGCGGCGATACTTATGTTGACCATGGCAAAAATCAGGCATTCTTCGAGTTTACCAGCCTTATGGGAGAGCTCCTTGATATGGACTGCGTGAGCTTCCCGACCTATGATGGAGCATCCAGCGCCAGTACGGCAATTATGATGTCCAGGCGCATCAACGGTCGCAAGCAGTACATCATTCCGCGCAACATCAGCCACGAGCTTGATATGCAGATTACATCCTACTGTGTCAATATGGAGAAGGTTTATGTTGGCTATCGAGCCGACGGCCAACTCGATCTGGAGGAACTGAAAGGAAAACTCTGTGAGGACACAGCCTGCGTCTTTATCCAGAATCCGACTTTCTTCGGCAACCTTGAGGAGCAGGGACAGCAAATTGCCGATCTCGCACACGCTGCGGGTGCGCAATTTGCTGTCTATGCAGATCCTTCATCGCTTGGTGTTATTAAGCCGCCCGCACACTACGGCGCTGATATTGTCTGCGGTGATATTCAGCCGATAGGTATGCATATGAGTTATGGCTCTGGTATGGGTGGTTATCTTGCAACCCATGTGAAAGCGGAGTATGTTCTTAATTATCCGCATCATCTCTACGGTATTTTTGAAAACGATAAGGGCGAGCGAGGCTACTTCCGCTCTCTTCCCGAGCGCACCAGTTATTATCGCCGCGCGGAGGGCGTGGAATTTCTTGGCACCTGCGTTGGTCTCTGGGCGATCACCGCAGCGGTCTACCTGTCTGTGATGGGGCCCAAGGGAATGGAGGAACTGGGCGAAAATATCCTTTATAAGAGCAACTACGCCAAGAAAAAGATCGCAGCTATTCCGGGGGTCAAACTGCTGTTCCAGCCAAGCGTTTCGTTCAAGGAGTTTGTTATCAACTTCGACGATTCGGGTAAGAGCGTTGACGAAATTAACACCGTGCTGCGTGAGCGGTACGATATCTTCGGCGGCCTCGACCTCAGCAAGAAGTACGGTCTCGGTCAGTCCGCCCTGTACTGTGTCACCGAAAAGACCTCTCAGGCGCAGATTGATAAACTCTGCACGGCGCTCAAGACCATTCTGGCAGAATAG
- a CDS encoding TRAP transporter large permease, whose amino-acid sequence MEASLGAVLVLMLVMMIVMTSGLPVPFALGGTAILAVLVFWDPSGFISVSNGVWSTFIGDSYVAIPMFLLMANILERTGIADDLYEMMYNWMSGIRGGLAMATVVICAIFGAMCGGSGAATVTMGLIALPSMKKRGYDEKIAMGVILAGGVLGIIIPPSIPMVILSQYSRSISVGKLFFAGVIPGILCAIIYCIYIGVRCAINPNLCPAIPKEERPSWNEKVKSLSAVIAPAILIVAVLGSIYMGLATPVEAAGLGAGCSIIIALLRRKLTIKILNESLAKTLKLIGMILWILAAAAMLNTVLNVMGVNKLLQDAAMALPGGANTVMILMMLLNFVLGCLMDDYAVITLTAPIYLPLIEALGIDPLWFSLIFMLNLQMAYLTPPYGFNLFFLKSIVPKDVPVTRIYKAAIPFIALQLVALLICWNFPTLITWLPSKLI is encoded by the coding sequence ATGGAAGCAAGTTTGGGTGCAGTTCTTGTCCTGATGCTGGTCATGATGATTGTTATGACCAGCGGTTTGCCCGTGCCGTTTGCGCTTGGCGGCACCGCAATCCTTGCCGTTCTGGTATTTTGGGATCCCTCAGGCTTTATTTCCGTCAGCAACGGTGTTTGGTCAACCTTTATTGGCGACAGCTACGTTGCCATTCCAATGTTCCTCTTGATGGCCAATATTCTTGAGAGGACAGGCATTGCGGATGACCTTTATGAGATGATGTACAACTGGATGAGCGGCATCCGCGGAGGCCTTGCGATGGCTACCGTTGTTATCTGCGCCATCTTCGGCGCGATGTGCGGCGGAAGCGGTGCCGCCACCGTCACGATGGGCCTTATTGCCTTGCCCTCGATGAAAAAGCGCGGCTATGACGAGAAAATTGCTATGGGCGTTATTCTCGCTGGCGGTGTACTTGGTATTATCATCCCTCCAAGTATCCCTATGGTTATCCTGAGTCAGTATAGCCGTAGCATATCCGTCGGCAAGCTCTTCTTTGCCGGCGTCATTCCCGGCATCCTTTGCGCGATCATCTACTGCATTTACATTGGTGTTCGCTGCGCCATCAATCCCAATCTCTGCCCGGCTATTCCCAAAGAGGAACGCCCGAGCTGGAACGAGAAGGTCAAGAGTCTCAGCGCGGTGATCGCGCCCGCTATTCTGATCGTCGCTGTGCTGGGCTCCATCTACATGGGCCTTGCCACTCCTGTTGAGGCGGCGGGTCTGGGCGCGGGGTGCTCGATCATCATCGCTCTGCTCCGCAGAAAGCTCACTATAAAGATTCTCAATGAATCACTTGCCAAGACGCTCAAACTGATTGGCATGATTCTCTGGATCCTTGCGGCTGCCGCGATGCTTAACACCGTGCTGAATGTGATGGGTGTCAATAAACTCCTGCAGGATGCCGCCATGGCTCTTCCGGGCGGTGCCAATACCGTTATGATCCTCATGATGCTGCTCAACTTTGTGCTTGGCTGCTTGATGGACGACTATGCCGTTATCACGCTGACAGCCCCTATCTACCTGCCTCTGATTGAAGCCTTGGGCATTGACCCACTCTGGTTCAGCCTGATCTTTATGCTGAATCTGCAGATGGCTTACTTGACGCCTCCTTATGGATTCAACCTCTTCTTCCTTAAGTCCATTGTACCTAAGGATGTGCCTGTGACCCGCATCTACAAGGCGGCAATTCCATTTATTGCTCTACAGCTTGTTGCACTTCTCATTTGCTGGAACTTCCCAACCCTCATCACTTGGCTGCCTTCCAAGTTGATTTAA
- a CDS encoding dihydroxy-acid dehydratase, with protein MSDVHKVNEAYYCGLMHSVGYRERDLQKPVIGIVNSWNDVNPGHKPFKELVQYVKDGIWAAGGTPAEFCVPAPCDGIAQLRGMEYSLPSRDLIAASAEAMIRAHGFDGVVFLGSCDKIIPGMLMAAASLDLPTLFLTAGAMQPYYAREKTYVTPDLKEAIGSAYVEGSETVDFAEKRLNICYSAGTCSMYGTANTMGCFTEAIGITPLGSTLLPFYAGEKIRQARCVGERIVELVKKKKVFSEIVTKEACMNGIKYVSATGGSTNFVLHILAFSKVLGMDLTLEDIDKLQEEIPVIAKFKPSSDYNLEDFRRAGGVEAVLYELREKLSLDVELAMGGTMRELVKAVHPAQIDRQIIRPLCEPIHESGSYAVLYGNLAERGAVVKQSGVLPEMLCHRGPAVVCNSEEEVLTKLREMTIKPGSVLVVRYEGPKGGPGMKELSIPAAMIVGMGLHTSVAMITDGRFSGATRGPCVGHITPEAWDGGTLALVENGDMISIDIPNHSIALEVDDSTLNKRRAVWKRPERKPSSAILEGYRQNVGAADEGAVWLYQKRGKAGD; from the coding sequence ATGAGTGATGTACATAAGGTCAATGAAGCGTATTACTGCGGCTTGATGCACTCTGTTGGCTATCGGGAACGCGACCTGCAAAAGCCAGTGATCGGTATTGTTAATTCGTGGAATGATGTCAATCCAGGACACAAGCCGTTCAAAGAGTTGGTGCAGTATGTAAAGGACGGCATCTGGGCTGCAGGAGGTACACCGGCAGAGTTTTGCGTTCCGGCACCTTGCGACGGAATTGCACAGCTGAGAGGAATGGAATATTCTCTCCCGTCACGTGATTTGATTGCGGCATCCGCAGAGGCAATGATCCGTGCGCACGGATTTGACGGCGTCGTATTTCTTGGGTCCTGTGACAAGATTATCCCAGGAATGCTGATGGCGGCAGCTTCGCTTGATTTGCCTACCCTGTTTTTGACTGCTGGTGCAATGCAGCCCTACTACGCAAGGGAAAAGACATATGTGACCCCGGACTTGAAAGAAGCGATTGGCAGTGCCTATGTTGAAGGCAGCGAAACGGTAGACTTTGCAGAAAAAAGGTTGAATATCTGTTATTCAGCCGGAACCTGCTCAATGTACGGTACAGCCAATACCATGGGATGCTTCACCGAGGCAATCGGGATCACACCGCTTGGATCGACACTCCTGCCCTTTTATGCAGGGGAAAAGATTCGACAGGCGCGTTGTGTTGGTGAACGCATTGTGGAACTGGTAAAAAAGAAAAAGGTATTTTCAGAGATTGTCACAAAAGAGGCATGTATGAACGGCATCAAGTATGTCTCTGCGACAGGTGGCTCGACAAACTTTGTGCTGCATATTTTAGCATTTTCTAAAGTGCTTGGAATGGATCTTACTTTGGAAGATATTGACAAGCTACAAGAAGAGATTCCAGTGATAGCCAAGTTTAAGCCCTCCTCTGACTATAATCTTGAGGACTTTCGTCGTGCTGGCGGCGTAGAAGCAGTGCTGTATGAGCTGCGCGAAAAGTTATCGCTTGATGTGGAACTTGCCATGGGCGGGACAATGCGCGAACTTGTAAAGGCAGTGCATCCAGCGCAGATCGATCGTCAGATCATCCGCCCGCTTTGTGAACCTATCCATGAAAGCGGAAGCTACGCAGTGCTCTACGGCAACCTTGCGGAACGGGGAGCGGTGGTCAAGCAAAGTGGAGTGTTGCCGGAGATGCTATGCCATCGCGGACCGGCAGTGGTTTGCAACTCGGAAGAAGAGGTTTTGACCAAGCTCAGAGAAATGACGATCAAACCTGGCTCTGTGTTGGTAGTACGGTATGAGGGGCCAAAGGGAGGACCCGGTATGAAGGAACTGTCCATCCCGGCGGCAATGATAGTGGGCATGGGACTTCACACATCAGTTGCCATGATAACAGATGGACGCTTTTCCGGCGCAACGCGCGGTCCCTGTGTAGGACATATTACACCGGAGGCGTGGGATGGCGGAACTCTGGCACTGGTTGAAAACGGAGATATGATTTCAATAGATATCCCCAATCATTCCATTGCCCTTGAGGTGGATGATAGCACGCTCAACAAACGCCGAGCAGTTTGGAAACGACCCGAGAGAAAGCCGTCGTCCGCAATTTTGGAGGGCTATCGGCAGAACGTGGGTGCGGCGGATGAAGGTGCTGTTTGGTTATATCAGAAAAGGGGGAAGGCAGGTGACTAA
- a CDS encoding UxaA family hydrolase — MLIMDPADNVGVVLEDVQKNDICKASDVEVTALQNIAFCHKIALCDIAEGEDVLKYGQKIGYATAPIKKGEWLHRHNLVSERGR, encoded by the coding sequence ATGCTGATCATGGATCCGGCGGACAATGTGGGTGTTGTGCTGGAGGACGTGCAGAAAAATGATATCTGCAAAGCAAGCGACGTGGAAGTGACTGCATTACAGAACATTGCCTTCTGTCACAAAATTGCGCTTTGCGATATTGCAGAGGGGGAAGATGTACTTAAATACGGCCAAAAGATCGGCTATGCTACCGCGCCGATCAAAAAAGGAGAGTGGCTACACCGTCATAATCTGGTGAGCGAGCGCGGCAGATAA
- a CDS encoding TRAP transporter small permease subunit: protein MDKISKSFVNSVDRLSHLIGEIGKWFLMVMVFSLMFEVIARYFFKAPTIWAADVCEQCMILLGSIGGAYSYLYDQFVRIDLLYEKLSLRRRAILDICTFVIFAIFMYMVVTTNFEAMFTAYEINITSPTIMRIPYGYGRTAVAIGSVLLALQGISILIKNIHVLRYNEPYPQLYHN, encoded by the coding sequence ATGGACAAGATCAGCAAGTCATTTGTCAACAGCGTTGACCGCTTGTCTCATCTGATAGGAGAGATCGGAAAGTGGTTTCTCATGGTCATGGTGTTCTCTTTGATGTTTGAGGTCATCGCCCGTTACTTTTTTAAAGCCCCTACGATCTGGGCGGCAGACGTATGTGAGCAATGTATGATTCTTTTGGGGTCTATCGGTGGAGCTTATTCTTATCTGTACGACCAATTCGTACGCATCGACCTGCTCTATGAAAAGCTGAGTCTTAGAAGACGCGCGATTCTGGATATTTGTACCTTCGTTATTTTTGCCATTTTTATGTATATGGTTGTCACAACTAATTTTGAGGCCATGTTCACCGCCTATGAAATAAACATCACCAGTCCAACCATTATGAGAATCCCCTATGGCTATGGGCGTACCGCAGTTGCCATCGGCAGCGTACTGCTTGCCCTGCAAGGCATTTCTATTTTAATTAAGAACATTCATGTGTTGCGCTATAACGAACCCTATCCGCAGCTTTATCATAATTAA